A genomic window from Salvia hispanica cultivar TCC Black 2014 chromosome 5, UniMelb_Shisp_WGS_1.0, whole genome shotgun sequence includes:
- the LOC125186501 gene encoding ethanolamine-phosphate cytidylyltransferase-like yields MEFESSSWIKDGVCFYPHLFGGIMITCALLSFSTSYFGMIGVPPMPHLFPDLRVFHKKKSAKKHVRVYMDGCFDLMHYGHANALRQAKVLGDELVVGVVSDEEIIANKGPPVLSMEERLALVSGLKWVDEVIPNAPYEITEEFMHRLFKDHKIDYIIHGDDPCLLPDGTDAYALAKKAGRYKQIKRTEGVSSTDIVGRILSWVKEANVGKLCLESSQSDESENINSSATNKVQAKGVQVSSFLPTSRRIVQFSNGKGPGPNSRVVYIDGAFDLFHAGHVEILKSARALGDFLLVGVYPDQTVSELRGCRYPLMTLHERSLSVLACRYVDEVIIGAPWEVTKDVMTTFNISLVVHGTVAEKNPFSNRKHDPYAVPKSMGIFRTLESPKNITTTSIAERIIANHEIYLKRNAKKEASEKKYYEEKKFVAAD; encoded by the exons ATGGAATTTGAGAGCAGCAGTTGGATAAAAGATGGGGTTTGTTTCTATCCCCATCTCTTTGGTGGTATTATGATCACTTGTGCGCTGCTCAGTTTCTCAACGAGTTACTTCGGTATGATTGGTGTCCCACCCATGCCTCACCTTTTTCCTGACTTGAGGGTTTTCCACAAGAAAAAATCCGCTAAGAAACATGTTCGTGTATATATGGATGGATGTTTTGATCTTATGCACTACGGTCATGCCAACGCACTGAGACAAGCTAAGGTACTGGGAGATGAATTAGTTGTTGGAGTTGTCAGCGATGAAGAGATCATAGCCAATAAAGGGCCTCCCGTTTTGTCTATGGAAGAGAG ACTTGCACTTGTTAGTGGATTAAAGTGGGTGGATGAAGTAATTCCTAATGCTCCCTATGAGATTACAGAAGAATTTATGCACCGACTTTTTAAGGAtcataaaattgattatataaTACATGGTGATGATCCTTGTCTTCTTCCTGATGGAACTGATGCCTATGCTCTAGCTAAGAAAGCTGGTCGCTACAAGCAGATCAAACGTACAGAAGGTGTATCCAGTACGGATATTGTAG GAAGGATACTTTCGTGGGTGAAAGAAGCTAATGTCGGCAAACTATGCTTAGAATCATCTCAATCGGATGAAAGTGAAAATATAAACAGCAGCGCTACTAACAAAGTTCAAGCAAAGGGTGTCCAGGTTTCAAGTTTCCTCCCTACTTCAAGAAGAATTGTGCAGTTTTCAAATGGCAAG ggTCCTGGACCAAATTCCCGCGTTGTGTACATCGATGGTGCTTTTGATCTTTTCCATGCTGGACACGTGGAG ATTCTAAAGAGTGCCAGGGCACTTGGTGATTTCCTTCTTGTTGGTGTTTATCCCGACCAGACTGTGAG TGAACTCCGTGGCTGTCGTTACCCGCTGATGACTCTCCACGAACGCAGCCTTAGTGTGTTGGCCTGCCGTTATGTCGATGAGGTCATTATTGGTGCGCCTTGGGAAGTCACAAAAGATGTG ATGACCACATTCAACATATCTTTGGTGGTACACGGGACAGTAGCTGAGAAGAACCCTTTCTCGAAC CGAAAACATGATCCATACGCGGTTCCAAAATCTATGGGGATTTTCCGAACGCTAGAGAGCCCGAAAAACATCACTACCACTTCGATAGCAGAGAGAATCATTGCCAACCATGAGAtttatttg AAACGAAATGCAAAGAAAGAAGcaagtgagaagaaatattACGAGGAGAAGAAATTTGTGGCAGCAGACTGA
- the LOC125186500 gene encoding probable glycerol-3-phosphate acyltransferase 2 — protein MALKIISLFFSTFLNHFKTPTKKNPQEFISTSQTEFKEFRFLGQRSDLENQVLIFDVEKALLKSPSHFPYFMLVAFEAGGPIRSLLLLLLYPLIRVCARAFAFKAMVMICFFGLKTDRFKEGKAVLPKFFLADVGDESFRAIRRAKTTVAVSSLPQVMVESFLMDYLEVDFVVGRDLKLFHGYFLGFMEERKVPFLDGVITPNAIGVCSSNQPFQNKLFSTCKEIYLVSDEDRRNWRQLARHSYPKPLILHDGRLAFRPTFVAALLMFVWLPFGLALALARAIIFFTAPPKIALTLFRFFGIHLRVCKSKAFSKLAAKRNPLDKGILYVCNHKTLFDPVFIYYGLGTPLTAVTYGLSRVSEAVSVIETVRLTRNRVRDAELMCRVLGQGGDLVVCPEGTTCREPYLLRFSPLFAEVSEEIFPVAVECCVSMFYGTTAGGSKWMDPVFFLMNPRVRYGVRFLDVVRGGVGGDGDSRFVVANLVQNEIAKALGFTCTKLTRKDKYFMLAGNDGNYF, from the exons ATGGCTCTCAAAATCATCTCCCTCTTCTTTTCTACTTTCCtcaatcatttcaaaaccccTACAAAGAAAAATCCCCAAGAATTCATCTCAACATCACAAACCGAGTTTAAAGAATTCCGGTTTCTAGGGCAGAGATCCGACCTCGAAAACCAGGTGTTGATCTTCGACGTCGAAAAAGCCCTACTGAAATCCCCTTCGCACTTCCCTTACTTCATGCTTGTAGCGTTTGAAGCGGGCGGCCCGATTAGGtcactcctcctcctccttctctACCCTTTGATTAGGGTTTGTGCCCGCGCTTTCGCCTTCAAGGCCATGGTAATGATCTGCTTTTTCGGGCTTAAGACCGATAGATTTAAAGAGGGGAAGGCCGTCCTCCCCAAGTTCTTCCTAGCAGACGTGGGGGACGAGAGCTTTCGTGCCATACGAAGGGCGAAGACGACGGTTGCAGTGAGCAGTTTGCCTCAAGTCATGGTGGAGAGCTTCTTGATGGATTATCTAGAAGTGGATTTTGTTGTTGGAAGAGATCTCAAACTCTTTCATGGCTATTTTTTGGGATTTATGGAAGAAAGAAAGGTGCCTTTTTTAGATGGTGTGATCACTCCCAATGCCATTGGAGTTTGTAGCTCCAACCAACCtttccaaaataaattgttttccACTTGCAAG GAGATTTACTTAGTGAGCGATGAAGATAGGAGAAATTGGCGCCAACTTGCAAGACATTCATACCCTAAACCGCTCATCCTTCACGACGGAAGGCTGGCTTTCCGGCCGACGTTTGTGGCCGCGCTTCTCATGTTCGTGTGGCTCCCGTTTGGTCTCGCCCTCGCCCTCGCTAGAGCAATCATCTTCTTCACAGCGCCGCCCAAAATCGCGCTGACGCTATTTCGCTTCTTCGGAATTCATCTTAGGGTTTGTAAGTCGAAGGCGTTCTCCAAATTGGCCGCCAAAAGAAATCCCCTTGATAAGGGCATATTATATGTTTGCAATCACAAGACCTTGTTTGACCCAGTCTTCATTTACTACGGCCTCGGGACCCCGTTGACCGCGGTCACCTATGGTCTAAGTAGGGTCTCGGAGGCCGTGTCGGTCATTGAGACGGTCCGGCTGACGAGGAACCGGGTCCGGGATGCTGAATTGATGTGTAGGGTGCTAGGCCAGGGTGGCGACCTCGTGGTGTGCCCTGAGGGGACTACGTGTAGGGAGCCGTATCTGTTGAGATTTAGCCCTTTGTTCGCTGAGGTAAGCGAGGAGATATTCCCGGTTGCGGTGGAGTGCTGCGTCAGCATGTTCTATGGGACGACAGCTGGCGGGTCGAAGTGGATGGACCCGGTGTTCTTCCTCATGAACCCGCGGGTGAGGTATGGGGTCCGGTTTCTAGATGTGGTGCGTGGAGGCGTTGGTGGTGATGGAGATTCGAGATTTGTGGTGGCAAATTTGGTGCAAAATGAGATTGCTAAGGCGTTAGGATTTACTTGCACTAAGCTCACAAGGAAAGATAAGTACTTTATGTTGGCAGGAAATGATGGGAACTATTTCTGA